Part of the Nostoc edaphicum CCNP1411 genome, TATGCGGCAATTTCACTATCTTCTCTCACTCAATGATTATCGTTATTTTTTAGGAGATAGCTGGCTTTTTCTAGTTGTTTATCAAGAAAGGCAGAGGGCACTTATGCTGGAGGCTCAGTTGGAATACTGTTTTCAACACTGAAGCCCGTGACAATCATCGAACTTGCGGTTTAAGACCCCCACCAAATTTTCAATTTGGTAGTCCCAATTTAGGAGGGGTTGGAATCCCCTACAAAACATTGAACCTTCTCCCAAGGGGGAATGGCACTAAGATAACGCCAAACCAATTACCTATAAGGCTTTTGGGTGTCGGGTGTCGGGTGTCGGGTGTAGTGAAGAAGGAAAATATTTATGTTCGTACTCGATATTTGGTTTTCTTAATTTTTCCCTACACCCCACACCCTACCCCCAACACCCTGCCTACACAAGCTTTCAGCTTTTCTTCGTGCCATTCTCCCAAGGGGAGAGGCTTCGCCATCTGCCCTCAGCAAGAACTGCCTTCTTCCATTTTTTTACTGGCATAGGCGCTGAAATAATCTTTCACCTTTTCATCCCCCACCCCAGCATTGAGGGTTGGGGAATTCAATGCTAATCTGTATTTGATAGTAATGTAAAAAGATAATTTTTTCTAGCTAGTTAAAAATATTAATCATGATTTTTTACTCAAATATTTTGAATTAAGAAAGAAATTCCTTTTTAGTGATTACTAGTAAAGACTAACCAGAATTTCTTAATTTTATATTGCTAGAGTGGGCGTATTTACAGGAGATGAAATTTTAAATGTTAATCCTGATCGAGATAGCAACTAATCCTACATATACAAGATATATCCAAATTTCTTTGCTGGCAATAATACTTGGCGGTTTTCTACTAGCTACAATTGTTGGTTCAATTGGCTGGTATATCTCTAAGCGCCCTGCTGGTTGGGAAAATGCAGAGACTCCAAACTGGATTGTACAACTTACTAAAAATCTTAATAAACAGAAGTCATCGGATAATTAGAACTGAGATAGTTAGATGAAAATTTATCAGGAAAGGCAGAGGGCAGGAGGCAGAAGGCAGAAGGGAATTCTGATTCCTGCCCTTTGCTACGACCGGAGGGAGTAAGGGTTTAAGACCCCCACCAAATTTTCTTGTTTTGTGGCCCCAATTAAGTACGGTATTGAATCCCCTACAAAACATTGAACCTTCCTTCTGCCTTCTACCCTCAGCAAGAACTGCCTTCTTCAATTGTGAAATTAATTAAATTAACCATAAGGAAAAATCTTACAAAACCGTCATCATAATTTATCTAAAATTGTTTAATTTCCGATGTCTTTGTTAGCATTCTGCTACCTAAAGAAAGTTAACAAAGGAGAATATAAGCATGGAAGCAGAAGAAGTATTGCAGAGGTATGCAGCAGGACAACGTAATTTCTGTGGGGTAAACCTTCAAGGAATATACATGAGAGGGGTGAATTTGAGAGGAGTAAACCTTAGTTGGGCTGACTTAAGTAAGGCTTCTTTGATGGATGTTAATCTGAATGAAGCTGATCTGCGTGGAACTTGCTTCAAAGAATCTTTTCTGATATTAGCAAATCTAACTGAGGCAGATTTGAGTTATGCTAACTTCACATCAGCTTATTTAACTTTAGCTAATTTGAGTCAGACCAATCTAAATCAGACGAATTTCACTAAAGCTAACCTCACGAAAGCCAATTTGACCGGAGCAAGATATCTAATTTCAACTAACCTTCATCAGGTTATAATAACTGATGCGATTATGCCAGATGGAAAAGTACACAGCAAAATGAGTTTGTGGAAAAAAACAGGTATTTGTCTAAAAAGTTGGACAAAGAATGGATTTTATAATTGCTCTCATGTCAAACAGTGATATACTAAGTTATTCCTTTAACTTCTGTAGGCTATCTATCAGAAGCAAGGTAAAAACAAGAGTATAAATCCGGGACTTTGCTACAACTGTGAATGAGACAAAAGTCTCTAAGTTAGAATACCCAGCGCCTGTTTATCAACTTTTATTTTTTATCTGTGAATTGCGGATATAAATAAAAGTATTATTAAAAAGATTGTAGTTTACACCCTTGGTTGTTATGCCAGCAAAATTTTACATTCAGACAGAGTGGGCAACTGGTTTTCTTCACTAAAAGTAGGCAGAAGTCCTACATAAGTTGCGTATCTGGAAGAAAAGGAAATGGCTGGTCAATAATTACCCGCTATTTAGATATTTAGAAAAAATCCATCAGTATCAAAGTTGCGTATATCTTTGACATGCAGACTGAAGAAAAGTGAGTTGCAGTATTGCTCTCATTGTAAATAGCACCCTGGAATTGGGAACTATAAAACGAAGAACTGATCGGGATTTTTTCTCTCTTCTGCTCATACCTGTTGAATGTCTCATTCAATTGGTAATCTTTCAGATATTTTCTAGTCTTATTTCAACCCCTCAAAGCTATCAGGAGTAAATATGCAAGCAACAAACGTAACTCTGGGAATTCCCAACCTCAACACTATGAATACCCAGGATTATATTGAAATAGAACAACAATATGGTGCTGATAATTACCATCCTTTAGATGTAGTCATTACTAAAGGGCAAGGAGTGTGGATATGGGATATAGAAGGTAAAAAATACCTAGATTTTCTTTCAGCTTACTCAGCATTAAATCAAGGTCATTGTCATCCCAAAATCCTTGCAGCCATGATTGAGCAAGCCGAGAAAGTTACACTAACTTCCAGGGCTTTTCGCAATGACCAATTGGGAAGATTTTATGAGAAGCTTTCTGAGATTTCTGGTTTACCTAAAGTGCTACCCATGAATTCGGGAGCCGAAGCTGTGGAAACTGCTATCAAAGCCATTCGGAAATGGGCTTATAAAATAAAAGGTGTACCAGAAAATCAAGCAGAAATTATTGTTTGTAGTAATAATTTTTCTGGACGCACTATTAGTTTAATCAGTTTTTCCACAGAAGAACAATATCAAGATGGATTTGGGCCTTTAACTACTGGGTTTAAAGTTATCCCTTTTGGTGATGCTGAGGCTTTAGAAAAAGCGATTACTCCTAACACTGCTGCATTTTTGGTAGAACCAATTCAGGGTGAGGGAGGTATTATCGTTCCTCCCAACGGGTTTTTAAAGCAAGCAGAACAAATCTGTCGCCATCATAATGTATTACTGGTTTTTGATGAAATTCAAACTGGGTTGGGAAGAACAGGTAAAATGTTTGCTCATCAATATGAGAATGTTAAGCCAGATGGCATAACTGTAGGAAAAGCTTTATCTGGTGGATTTTATCCAATTTCTGCGTTTATTTCTACTGACGAAGTGATGAGTGTATTTCAACCAGGAGATCATGGTAGTACCTTTGGCGGAAATCCATTAGCTGCTGCTATTGGAATTGCAGCACTGGATGTTCTTATAGAAGAAAATTTGCCAGAAAAAGCTGCTCAACTAGGAGAGTATTTCATCACGAAATTACAATCAATTGAGAGTTCATATATCAAGGAAGTGCGTGGCAAAGGGTTATTAATTGGGATGGAATTGCACCCCAAAGCTGGTGGTGCTAGACGTTTTTGTAAAGCCTTAGCTAAAGAGGGATTATTAGCTAAAGAAACTAGAGATAATGTCATTCGTTTTGCTCCACCCTTAGTTATTTCCCAAGATGAAATAGATTGGGCATTGGAGAAAATTGAGCGAGTTTTGACAACCACTTGTTAGTTTAGCGTAAATTGAGTATGATGGGTGAATTGTAGTGTTTAAAAAGTCATTAGTAGCAAAATTGAACAGTCCTTTCATCCAACTCATGAGTATCTGGAAATTGCACGTCAAGTTAAATAAAAGACGGCAATCTGATCCTGGTTTGTCCTGGTACGACCACTGCGAAGCGCCTAGTACGTTGGCGAGACTTGCCTTCTAGTCGCTATGCAGACCGTATAACTTTTATTTTCAATAAAAAGGACAATCTACCATGAATCGTGAAGAACTTTTGCAACAGACTGTGCAAGCAATTGACATCAAAGCTTTCGATGTTGTTGGCTTAGTGGAAGCTATGGGTAAAACAGCTTTCCAAGGTCGAAATTTGGGGCGGGCAGCAAAAATTTATGACGCAATGCTGCAAGATAAAGAATGTACGATTATTCTGTGTTTAGCTGGGTCTTTGTTTAGTGCTGGACTTAAGGGAATAGTCCACGATTTAATTACTCACAATATGGTAGATGCGATCGTGTCTACTGGCGCTAACATTGTTGATCAAGATTTCTTTGAAGCGTTGGGTTATCGTCATTATGTTGGCGACCCCTTTGCTGATGATGAAGTGTTAAGACAGCAACGGATAGACCGCATATATGACACCTACATTGATGAAGATCAACTGCGGGTGTGTGACATGACGATCGCCGAAATCGCCGAGAATTTAGAGAAGCGTCCCTATTCTTCACGGGAATTTATTGAGCAGATGGCGGTTTATTTAGAACGTCGGGGTAACTATGGTCAATCTGTGGTGCAAGCAGCCTACCAACACCAAGTCCCAATTTTTGTACCCGCTTTTAGTGACTGTTCGGCTGGCTTTGGTTTAGTGCATCACCAATGGAATTCTCCAGAATCTCATTTAAGCATTGACTCGGTGCGAGACTTTAGGGAGTTGACGCAGTGCAAACTAGCTTCCAACTACACTGGTTTGGTGATGATTGGTGGTGGTGTACCGAAAAACTTCGCCCAGGATACGGTGGTAGCTGCGGAAATGCTGGGGTTTGATACGAGTATGCACAAGTATACAATTCAAGTCACTGTCGCCGATGAACGGGATGGGGCTTTATCTGGTTCTACTCTCAAAGAAGCGCATTCTTGGGGGAAAGTAGATAAAGCTACTGAACAAATGGTGTTTTCTGAGGCAACTGTAGCGTTCCCGTTAATTGCGGGGTATGCGTATCATAAGGGGAACTGGCGCGAGCGCCAACCACATCATTTAGCTGAGTTATTCACTAAACCTCAACCCAAGGTAGTGACTGTATAGCAAGCAATATTTAAGGAGCAAGGGAATTCCTCTTGCTCCCTATTTTTGCATCTAAGAAGAAGCTGATGTGTAACTTACCATTACTTGGGTCGGTTTCTACTGTTGAACCGACACCGAACACCTCACGGATTAAATCAGATTGTAGTACATCTTGAGGCGTTCCTACTGCTCTTATTGTTCCATTATTGACAACATAAATGCGATCGCAATAACTAGCAGCCAAATTCAAATCGTGCAACGCTGCAATAGTAGTCACACCCAACCCCTTCACCAGTTCCAAAAGTTCTAACTGATAGCGAATATCAAGGTGATTAGTCGGCTCATCGAGAATCAAAAACCGTGCTTGTTGAGCGATCGCGCGTGCAATCAACACCCGTTGTTTTTCTCCACCAGAAAGGGAAATAAAACTACGTTCTGCAAAGTCATTCATTCCCACCTGTACCAAAGCATCGAAGACTATGGAGTGGTCTTTTTCTGTCTCGCGGTCAAATAACCCTAGATGAACGTTACGCCCCATCAGTACCATTTCTGCAACAGTAAAGTCAAATTCAGTCGATGCTTCCTGCAAAACAACTGCTGTAGCTTGTGCCATTTCACGGGCACTCAAATGCCAAATATTCTGACCATTGAGGATTATCACCCCACTATCTGGCTTGAGGACACGATACATACATCTGAGCAAAGTTGACTTACCACTACCATTAGGGCCAATCAGCCCGACAAACTCACCTGACGACACTTGCAGATTGATGTCATGTAAAATCTGCTTTCCCTCAATACTCCAGGATAGGTGTTTCACCTCTAATTTCATTTTCCACCACCTTTACCTTGCATCAACCAAATGAAAAAAGGAGCGCCGAAAAGTGCCGTAATAATCCCAATGGGCAGTTCCTCTGGGGCGACAATGGTACGTGCTAGAACATCTGCCCAAATTAAGAAAATTCCGCCCAGCAGCAGACTCACAGGTAACACCCGGCGATGATCTGAGCCGACGAGGAAACGGACGCTGTGAGGAATCATTAGTCCAACAAAGCCAATGACACCACTGACAGCAACTATTACACCTGTCAACAGTGAAGTTACTAGGAATAACTGCTTACGGAAGCGATCGGTGTCAGTTCCCAGAGTCCGAGCTGTTTCTTCACCGATGAGGAGTGCATTTAGCGATCGCGTCTGGAGTAACAAATACCCGATTCCCAAGAACAAAGCCAGCATCGGCAGGATTAAGTCTGTCCACGTTGTTCCCGAAAGTCCTCCCAATAACCAAAACAATACTCGTCGTGTGGCTTCACCACTTCCAGCCTTGATAGCCAAGAAACTCGTTACCGCCTCAAACAGAGACGATACTGCTACACCAATTAAAATTAAGCGGGTGGAGGAGAGGTGTCCTTGTCGTCGTGCTAAAAAGAAAACAACAAAAAATGCTAAGAGCGCACCAAGGAAAGCCCCAAAAGACAGGGCGTACACACCAAAAAAGGAGAAAATACCAAATAGGATAACTAAAACAGCACCCACCGACGCGCCAGAGGAAATACCGAGAATAAATGGGTCAGCTAGGGGATTTCGCACCAGTGCTTGCATGATGACACCAACCATTGATAGTCCAGCACCCACAAAAAAAGCCAATAGCACACGCGGAAAGCGGATCAGCCAGACAATTTGAACTTGTGCTTGCGTCCAGTCTCCTGTAATGTTTGGAAACACTTGGGATAAAGCTATCTGCCATACCCTCAAAGGAGGGATAGGCACTGGCCCAATCATTACCGCCAACGTCAGAGACACCAACAATATGATAATCATTGCTACCATTAGCAGCTTGTAGCGTTGCTGCTTGTTTTTTCTCAATTGCTTTGGGAATAAATTTTTCATTGGTCATTTGTCAGCACTTTTAGAGTCAATGAATTGATGGAGGAGTAACTTTATCATAGTTTTGAGTTGCACATAAAAACTGAGGGAGTGATAAACTTTAAAAAGTAAAAAGAAATGTAAATAAGATGTCTATTTCTTTAACACCTGAACAAATTCAGCGTATCCAGCAGCAACTCCATACAGGTCATTATGCCAGTGCTACCGAGGTAATCGATCAGGCATTGAAACTCCTAGAAGCCAGCACGGAAGAGCCTCAGCGCGGTGAGAAAATGCTAAAAATGTTTGAGGAAACAGGGTTTCTTGGCTCACTACCAGATGCTAATCCAGACCTTTCTAGTAATTATAAATCCATTATTTATACCGAAATTGGATCGCAACATGATTCTTGCTGATACAGGATTTTTTGTCGCTATTGCCAGTACAAAGGATCGATATCATTCTCTAGCAATTGCGGGACTGGAAACGATCAACGAGCCAATCATTACTACTTACCCAGTTATCACTGAAACTTGCTACTTACTATTAAGAGAAGCAGGTAGCAAAGTTCCGCCCAGATTTCTCAGGAATTTCATTGAAAGCAAAGACTTGACTATATTTAATTTAGAAATTATTCATTTACAGCGAATTGCAGAGTTGATGGAAACCTATAGTGACATACCAATGGATTTTGCTGATGCTTCTTTAGTAGTTCTAGCAGAACATCTTGGAGAAGGGCGAATTCTCAGCAGTGACAGGCGAGATTTTTCGATATATCGATGGCAGAACAGCCGTCGATTTAGTAATTTGATGTTTGCAGATAGTTAAGAATATTTTCAGGAATTATGAAACAATTTTCCTTAGCATTAGTTATTGGGCATTGAGCATTGGGCATTAGAAAATAGGCAGAGGTGCGGGGGGCGGAGGGGAAAACTCTTCTCCCCTGCTCCCTGCTCCCCTACTCATTTAAACTTCTCTGGATATAAAGCCTCTGCTAACTGCCTCACCCCTGCGACATTCCTAATTCCTGGCATCGTGTAACTAAAACCGATGACAATAAATTTATCTTGTTGCACTGCTTTTAACTGAGAGTAAGCAGGGTTTGATTTAAGTAATCGACGCTTCTCTTCGGCAGATGACCAGTTAGCATCAATGAGAACAATCACATCTGGTTGACGTGCAATTACATCTTCCCAATTAACTGTTACCCACGCTTTTTTTTCTTGGATATCTTTGAATATATTTTCTCCACCGGCTAATTCAATAATATGATTGGGTATTCCCCAGTTAGAAGCAGTTACGGGAGGATCTTCAGAATCATACCAGAAAATGCGCTTTTTGGTTGTCACTTTCCCTAGCTTTTGTTGGGTTGCTTGGAGTTGCGATCGCAGTTGCACAATTAACTTTTCTGCTCGTTGTTCTACTGCAAAAATCTGCCCGATTTCTCGGATTTCTTGATATAAATTCTCCATCGTCACGCGCTCAGGTCTAAGTTCTGGGCGATCGCATTCAATGGGCAATAAATAAGAAGAAATACCTAGTTTTAGTAACTCTGATTGTGACCCTAGTGCTTCTTTGGCAAAAGCGCTTTCCTCAGTGGAGAAGACAAAATCTGGCTCAACCCCCAAAAAAACTTCCCGTGACGGGTACTTTGGCGCTAAAACGCGAATTTGGGAATATGCTTGTTGGTACTCTGGCAAAATCGGATTATCCAGGTAGGCTGTACCAACCATCTGCTTTTCTAAACCCAGCGCTAGCATGACCTCCGTCGCCGATTGCATCATGGTGACAGCACGTTGTGGTGGTTGTTTGTAAGTAATTGTCAAATCACAGTTCTTAAGTGTAAATGGGGTATATGGTGTTCCATTAGAGGTAATATAAGTTGGGGCAGTGACATTTCCTGCACACCCTGAAACCATTCCCAGCATCAGCACTGCTAAGACTGCAACAAAGGGTTTAAATATCCAGATCCGGCGATGTAATTTACTCACACACAACCCTCTTCAAATCCTCTTAAGACAACAAAATCGTAACGAATTAACTTTAGAAACCTCTGCGCTCCTTTGCGCTACGCCAGTTGCTTCAAGTCGGGCATTGCCCGCCCAACGCACTGGCTTAACTTTGCGTTCCTCTGCGTTAAAAATTTTTACCTATTAAAACTCAACTGACACTGTTCCCAACACTGTAAACGGTGGTGCAGGGTCAATACTATACCCATCAACCTCATAATATTTAACATTTGAAATATTCTTGAAGTTGACTGCAAATCGATAATTTTGCCGTCGATAAAAGATAGAAGCATCCGCTCGTAAATAACTTGGAAGTTGAAACGTATTCGGTAAATCCACCTCCTGCTCCCCAACAAAATACAATCCAGCACCAAATCCTAATCCCTGCAAACTACCACTTTGCAGCTCATAAGTTGTCCACAATCCAGCGCTATGTTCTGGGACACCAAATAATCTGTCTCCTACAGGAATCACATTATCTTTTGTCACTTCGCCATCAATGTAAGCATAGTTGAAAATCACTTTCCAACTTGGTGATATTTCACCTGCAATATCTAATTCAATACCTCGACTGCGTTGTTCTCCCGTTTGGATACTAAATAAATCGTCTACTGGATCTGGTGTCAATACATTCTGCTTGGTAATTTGAAAGAATGCCAAAGTTGCAGAAAGTTTATTGTCAAGAAAATTCTGTTTCACCCCTACCTCAAATTGCTGGGTAGTTTGCGGTTCAAATTCTTCAGTTGTCCGACTTCTGGCTTGAAATTGGGGAGAAAAACCATTAGACCAATTGAAGTAAAGCGAAGTAGCATCGCTTGGTTGATATATAACTCCAACTCGCGGCGAAAATCGAGTATTTGATTGTTTATCGAGAATATCGCCACTCACACGGCCTTGACGACTGTAATCATTAAAGTCCAAGCGACCACCTAATAAAACTTTGAAATTAGGTGTAAGTTCAATTAAGTTCTGCGCGAATAAACCAACATTCTCGGAGACAATTTTTCGACCAAAGGGAGAACCATCTTCTACAGGAGTAGGAGTTCCACCATATTGCGGGTTAAAAATATTTATTGATAGTTCAAGGTCTGGGGCAAAAATGTAGTTAAATAAATTTCGAGCTAAATCTACTCCAAATAGCACATTATGGCGAATAGAACCAGTAGAAAACTTGCCAGAAATTTCGTTTTGGAGAGTGATATTTTCGTGTTCCTCATCCGAAGCGTAAAAAGAACGGTCTAATGTCTGACGATCTTCTCGCAAAGAACCAGGAGATACCTGTCTTGCGTCATTCAAATTAGCACTGAGGACATTAAATCCTTGGCGAAATTTCCAGTTGTCGTCAAATTCGTGTTCTAATCTATAGGTTAATGAGTTAAATGTCACTTCCCCATTAGCAAAATTGGGTTCTCCTAAAAATCGATTGCGCCCAAGTTGGAGAACTTCTGGCTCAATAGGAAAACCATTATCAAAAACAAAGTTATATTTCTGGTGTTCGTATTCAAAGGTGAGTTTAGTGCGATCGCCTACTTTGATCTCTACCACAGGGGAGATAAAAAAGCTGTCATACTCAACAAAATCACGAAAACTGTCAGAACTTTCATAGGCGACGTTCAAACGATACAGCACTGATTTATCATCTGTCAGTGGGCCGCTAATATCTAAAGTCGGACGCAAAAAGTTATAACTTCCATAAGTTACACTCGCGTTGTAATAAGGCTCTACAAGCGGCTTTTTGGTAGTTGTATTAATAACACCACTTCCACCTGCATACTGTGTTGGGCTACCACCATAAAGTACCGCCGCCGGCCCTTTGAGAATTTCCAACCTCTCGATATTAGCCACATCTCGCGGACTGAAGTAACCATAATCGGGAAAGCCATTGCGTAAAGTTTCAAAATTGGTGAGAAACCCACGCACCCGAAATCCTAATGACGACAATCCCCCGTATCCCCGTTCTGGTTGTACACCACTAACGTTATCCGCCAATTCCGAAAGACGCACAACATTTCGATCTTCAATCACCTGACGGGGAATGACTTGAATTGATTGGGGAATATCCCTGAGTTGTGCATCTGTCCTTGTTGCAGTGCTAGCATCGGGTACTGAATATGTATCGCTCTCCCCCGTCACTGTCAGTTCAATCGGTTCATTTGGTGGTGTTTCGCTAGTAGGTGATGTGACTGGTATGACGACAAAAATTAACCCTTCATCGCTGTCATCTAACTCAACTTTTGGTATAGCGGTTTCACCTGTTACTGTTACCCGGATACTATTTGCATCTTGATTGGTGACGACTAATTCTGTAATTCCTGCAAATGGTTTTTCTTGACGAAATGAATTACCAGCAGGTAAACTTAGTTGCGCGTTAGGAATATCGACAATAAAGTTATTTTCCTCAGTTTTAGTGGTAACTTGCAACTTATCAGA contains:
- a CDS encoding ABC transporter substrate-binding protein — translated: MSKLHRRIWIFKPFVAVLAVLMLGMVSGCAGNVTAPTYITSNGTPYTPFTLKNCDLTITYKQPPQRAVTMMQSATEVMLALGLEKQMVGTAYLDNPILPEYQQAYSQIRVLAPKYPSREVFLGVEPDFVFSTEESAFAKEALGSQSELLKLGISSYLLPIECDRPELRPERVTMENLYQEIREIGQIFAVEQRAEKLIVQLRSQLQATQQKLGKVTTKKRIFWYDSEDPPVTASNWGIPNHIIELAGGENIFKDIQEKKAWVTVNWEDVIARQPDVIVLIDANWSSAEEKRRLLKSNPAYSQLKAVQQDKFIVIGFSYTMPGIRNVAGVRQLAEALYPEKFK
- a CDS encoding ribbon-helix-helix domain-containing protein; protein product: MSISLTPEQIQRIQQQLHTGHYASATEVIDQALKLLEASTEEPQRGEKMLKMFEETGFLGSLPDANPDLSSNYKSIIYTEIGSQHDSC
- a CDS encoding ABC transporter ATP-binding protein gives rise to the protein MKLEVKHLSWSIEGKQILHDINLQVSSGEFVGLIGPNGSGKSTLLRCMYRVLKPDSGVIILNGQNIWHLSAREMAQATAVVLQEASTEFDFTVAEMVLMGRNVHLGLFDRETEKDHSIVFDALVQVGMNDFAERSFISLSGGEKQRVLIARAIAQQARFLILDEPTNHLDIRYQLELLELVKGLGVTTIAALHDLNLAASYCDRIYVVNNGTIRAVGTPQDVLQSDLIREVFGVGSTVETDPSNGKLHISFFLDAKIGSKRNSLAP
- a CDS encoding TonB-dependent siderophore receptor; its protein translation is MKQHSLFAYLWLTSTISIFTNFPVYAEEIAIKDIPQLSEIQLPHTSVKDLFAQQQNPVIQVTGIRLNKTPSNLEIILETPASDKLQVTTKTEENNFIVDIPNAQLSLPAGNSFRQEKPFAGITELVVTNQDANSIRVTVTGETAIPKVELDDSDEGLIFVVIPVTSPTSETPPNEPIELTVTGESDTYSVPDASTATRTDAQLRDIPQSIQVIPRQVIEDRNVVRLSELADNVSGVQPERGYGGLSSLGFRVRGFLTNFETLRNGFPDYGYFSPRDVANIERLEILKGPAAVLYGGSPTQYAGGSGVINTTTKKPLVEPYYNASVTYGSYNFLRPTLDISGPLTDDKSVLYRLNVAYESSDSFRDFVEYDSFFISPVVEIKVGDRTKLTFEYEHQKYNFVFDNGFPIEPEVLQLGRNRFLGEPNFANGEVTFNSLTYRLEHEFDDNWKFRQGFNVLSANLNDARQVSPGSLREDRQTLDRSFYASDEEHENITLQNEISGKFSTGSIRHNVLFGVDLARNLFNYIFAPDLELSINIFNPQYGGTPTPVEDGSPFGRKIVSENVGLFAQNLIELTPNFKVLLGGRLDFNDYSRQGRVSGDILDKQSNTRFSPRVGVIYQPSDATSLYFNWSNGFSPQFQARSRTTEEFEPQTTQQFEVGVKQNFLDNKLSATLAFFQITKQNVLTPDPVDDLFSIQTGEQRSRGIELDIAGEISPSWKVIFNYAYIDGEVTKDNVIPVGDRLFGVPEHSAGLWTTYELQSGSLQGLGFGAGLYFVGEQEVDLPNTFQLPSYLRADASIFYRRQNYRFAVNFKNISNVKYYEVDGYSIDPAPPFTVLGTVSVEF
- a CDS encoding FecCD family ABC transporter permease encodes the protein MKNLFPKQLRKNKQQRYKLLMVAMIIILLVSLTLAVMIGPVPIPPLRVWQIALSQVFPNITGDWTQAQVQIVWLIRFPRVLLAFFVGAGLSMVGVIMQALVRNPLADPFILGISSGASVGAVLVILFGIFSFFGVYALSFGAFLGALLAFFVVFFLARRQGHLSSTRLILIGVAVSSLFEAVTSFLAIKAGSGEATRRVLFWLLGGLSGTTWTDLILPMLALFLGIGYLLLQTRSLNALLIGEETARTLGTDTDRFRKQLFLVTSLLTGVIVAVSGVIGFVGLMIPHSVRFLVGSDHRRVLPVSLLLGGIFLIWADVLARTIVAPEELPIGIITALFGAPFFIWLMQGKGGGK
- the rocD gene encoding ornithine--oxo-acid transaminase; this translates as MQATNVTLGIPNLNTMNTQDYIEIEQQYGADNYHPLDVVITKGQGVWIWDIEGKKYLDFLSAYSALNQGHCHPKILAAMIEQAEKVTLTSRAFRNDQLGRFYEKLSEISGLPKVLPMNSGAEAVETAIKAIRKWAYKIKGVPENQAEIIVCSNNFSGRTISLISFSTEEQYQDGFGPLTTGFKVIPFGDAEALEKAITPNTAAFLVEPIQGEGGIIVPPNGFLKQAEQICRHHNVLLVFDEIQTGLGRTGKMFAHQYENVKPDGITVGKALSGGFYPISAFISTDEVMSVFQPGDHGSTFGGNPLAAAIGIAALDVLIEENLPEKAAQLGEYFITKLQSIESSYIKEVRGKGLLIGMELHPKAGGARRFCKALAKEGLLAKETRDNVIRFAPPLVISQDEIDWALEKIERVLTTTC
- a CDS encoding 1,9-bis(guanidino)-5-aza-nonane synthase, yielding MNREELLQQTVQAIDIKAFDVVGLVEAMGKTAFQGRNLGRAAKIYDAMLQDKECTIILCLAGSLFSAGLKGIVHDLITHNMVDAIVSTGANIVDQDFFEALGYRHYVGDPFADDEVLRQQRIDRIYDTYIDEDQLRVCDMTIAEIAENLEKRPYSSREFIEQMAVYLERRGNYGQSVVQAAYQHQVPIFVPAFSDCSAGFGLVHHQWNSPESHLSIDSVRDFRELTQCKLASNYTGLVMIGGGVPKNFAQDTVVAAEMLGFDTSMHKYTIQVTVADERDGALSGSTLKEAHSWGKVDKATEQMVFSEATVAFPLIAGYAYHKGNWRERQPHHLAELFTKPQPKVVTV
- a CDS encoding type II toxin-antitoxin system VapC family toxin codes for the protein MILADTGFFVAIASTKDRYHSLAIAGLETINEPIITTYPVITETCYLLLREAGSKVPPRFLRNFIESKDLTIFNLEIIHLQRIAELMETYSDIPMDFADASLVVLAEHLGEGRILSSDRRDFSIYRWQNSRRFSNLMFADS
- a CDS encoding pentapeptide repeat-containing protein; this encodes MEAEEVLQRYAAGQRNFCGVNLQGIYMRGVNLRGVNLSWADLSKASLMDVNLNEADLRGTCFKESFLILANLTEADLSYANFTSAYLTLANLSQTNLNQTNFTKANLTKANLTGARYLISTNLHQVIITDAIMPDGKVHSKMSLWKKTGICLKSWTKNGFYNCSHVKQ
- the psb35 gene encoding photosystem II assembly protein Psb35, yielding MLILIEIATNPTYTRYIQISLLAIILGGFLLATIVGSIGWYISKRPAGWENAETPNWIVQLTKNLNKQKSSDN